A window of Haloimpatiens sp. FM7315 contains these coding sequences:
- a CDS encoding GntR family transcriptional regulator, with translation MIVNFDEKLPIYVQVANIIKKQIVSSELKEGEKLPSVRELALKVKVNPNTIQRAYQELEREGLTFTQRGMGSFVTDDKDKIKILRKEMASNILDYFFKEMKELGFKSDEIKDIVFENINKEEK, from the coding sequence ATGATCGTAAATTTTGATGAGAAACTTCCAATATATGTTCAGGTAGCTAATATTATAAAAAAACAAATAGTTTCTTCAGAATTAAAGGAGGGAGAAAAATTGCCATCAGTAAGAGAATTAGCACTTAAAGTTAAAGTGAATCCAAACACTATCCAAAGAGCCTATCAAGAGCTGGAAAGGGAGGGACTTACATTTACTCAAAGGGGCATGGGTTCTTTTGTAACTGATGATAAAGATAAAATAAAAATTTTAAGAAAAGAAATGGCTAGTAATATACTTGATTACTTTTTTAAGGAAATGAAGGAATTAGGTTTTAAATCTGATGAGATTAAAGATATAGTTTTTGAAAATATTAATAAGGAGGAAAAGTAA